CCCTCAGATCCAACCAAGATTAGAAACGTTAGCTTCTTGACTGCGCCATCATGAGGAAATCCCTAGATTTCATCATGCTTGGCTAGGGAGATGAGGGGAACTAAAGtccaaggtaaggtaggggGCCGTTAGTCGCAGCACCAATAGGCAGGTCCCTTTGAACCCCTGACTCTCACACTAAGTTAAGATCCCAATCCCACCTTCACTTGCAACTCCACGTGCTTGTTTTGAATTCGTGTTTTCCATCCTCCCTTCACTTTAATTCTCCTTCTCCCCAACTCAAACTTTCGCAACTTGTTTCTTGCATCATCGTTGTCTTCGCCGTCGTGTTCTTCTGCCTCGGCCGCCCCGATCCGTGGCTCTTTGTGTTTACTTCTTCTGCCGACAACTCGTTTGAGACACCAACAACGTTCCTTACCCTGCATAAGTCGCAacttcgtcatcaacatggcGGCCGCTTATAAGCAGTTTCTTGCTGCCCCCAGCTCGTCTCTGCTGGCCGATACAGCTGCGCTGCACTACGTTACCACGACTACGACCTTTTCTGGTCCTACTGAGATCATCAAACATCTGAATGCGCTCCAGAAGCAGGtcgcaaagaagaaggaggaagtGTTCAATATTGTTGATGGACAAAACGTCATTGTTTTAGAAGTTGACACAGGTCTCGGCTTTCAAACTGGAGGCGGTCCTTATCTCCCTGGCCTTGATGACAATTTTTTGTCTGCCCGTGATGTTTACCTCCCCGTTGTACGTTGCTTCTCTGCTTAGAGTGCTCTTTTCTGCCTCGCGCCAACACGAACCAAGCATTAACTGCTCCCCACAGACTCACTTTGTGACCTTCGATGAAGCTGGCAAAATCCTCCAGATTCGACTTCAATGGGACCAGGGCTCGCTTCTCAAGCAAGTTGAAGTAATTGGAAAGTCTGGCCGCAACTGGCCCATTAGAGATAGCCGAGAGCAGATCGCATTTATCCAGTCTTGCATCAGAACGGCTGGCACTGGTGCCCCTGTCGCCCCCAGCCACAACGAGACCGTTGCGCGAAACCGAACTAATTCCACTAATGCCCTCCGCGACCCCCATGCATCCTTGAGGCTGTTTGGTCCTCGAGATGAAATTGAAGCGGAGCCCGCCAGTGTTGTATCTCCTTACGCTGGCACTAGCCGCCCTCGACAGCGGTCTTTCACCGAGATCTTGGGTGACGAACCCACTTCACCCAGCTCTGGCCGTCGAAATATGTCTCCTTCCAAGCGTGGCCAGGGTAAGAACTTCCAGCCTTCGCGAATTTTCGACGGTCAAGAGCATGTCGAGCAGCCGGAGGAGCAGCCTcagcccaagaacaagcgatATATCCGCCCTAACCCAAAGAAGTACTCTCATTTCGACTTTGCCGATGGTAGTGACCCTCAGGACGCCCCCAAGCCGGGCCAATCCTTTGATGAAAGACCAAAGTCCAAGCACGACAGCCAATGGTCTTTCCAGGATTTCGTGACGCCACAGAAAGTGAAGCCCTCCAGAACTATGCGCACCCAGGATGTTCGCCACTGGGACACTGACAAGGATGCTGTGGATGAGACGCCAGGCCACCCGGCTGCCAAGCCTAGACGCGATGCCGACGCACACTTCGAGCTACTTGACGACAGTGAGAGAGTGCCCCAGCAACCGCGCCCCGGTTCCCATCCCCCGGGCTATGCTCATAACGAGGGCCTAGGGCTTTATAAGAATCAATTGTTTGACAAGGAGGACGTAGGACAAAACGAACGCGCTTTaggcaacatcaccaacgtGAAAGACCGTGGGAAAGATTTTGACCACCATTTCGATATCAGTGACAAGTCACCAGCCCACCCCCAAGATCGTGTCCCTGAAGGCCACCAAAAAGCTGTCCAAATGATGCAACACAACTGGGACACATACGACAGGTCTCCTGCCGCCCAGAAGGAAAACCGACCAACCGAGAACACCGATAGccacaagatcaacatcgccGGTGATGGTATGGGAGGACGAAAGGGCACCAACCGGGACTGGCTCTATGGAGAGACTCAAGATGTCCTTGAGTCGATTCCCACCCGCAAGCAACCCAATGTTGTTGCGTCGGGCGTCCCTTTGACCAAGAGTGCCAAAATTCACATTGCAGGCGACGGCATGGGCGGCAAGAAGGGTACTGAGCGGGACTGGCTCTACAATGAGACTAGCGAGACAGCTGGTGACTCAAAGACCAACAAACCTATCCCTACAAGAACACCGGGATCCAACGCTGCACCTACCAGTGAAATCAAGGAGAACACCGATAAGCACAAGATCAGCATTGCAGGCGATGGCATGGGCGGTAAGAAGGGTACCAACCGAGACTGGCTCTACAACGAGACGAGTGAGACATCTGGCGGTCAAGCAACAGCCACCAAATCGATTCCTACCCGAACACCAGGATCTAGCACCGCGCCCACCAACGAAGTCAGAGAGAACACAGATAAGCACAAGATCAACATTGCAGGCGACGGCATGGGTGGTCGAAAGGGTACCAACCGAGATTGGCTCTACGGTGAACTGGACGAGCAGCCTCTTCCCACACGACAGAACGCACCCTCCAAGAAGGACTTCTGGGACTTTTAGAGGAGAAGAGTGCTTTGCTAGGGAGAACACCCAGACTTAAATAGACCCAAATGTGCACCCTGTCCTGTTCCTACAGTCTTCGCTTATGTTGTGTGCATACCTGCATGCAAACGCACGAGTTATGATTCATGAGGCTTCATCACTTTCCGCCTTAAGAACACCGCCTGAAAAATCATCATAGCACTCGAAGCCTCGTCTTttatctttttcttttgcctTTACCTTAATCTTTCTTATTTGCTTATTTTAGGGCCACGCTTAAGTAGGTTGGCTGCCGAAGATAAATTATTTGGCAGGAAGTGAACGATCAGATGCGGGCGTGTTCACAAAACGACGTATAAACATATGAGGGACTCGAATTAGATACCATTGCTATAACACTTTCTGAAACTTACCATACGCGGTATGCGAGTGTCTTTCAGTGATTGATATTAATTGATGCCGTGGCTTGTTATTGATTGTGTGACGCCAGCACAACTTCGCAGCGGTACGGAATTGGCTCGAAACGGATGTGCAAAAACACAGCATTACAAGCGCAAATATGAATGTAGTATAGTGGGTGGTCATAAGTAACGAATCCTGCGCTCTGAGCACATCCAGTTCAACTCCATACTAACCTGGGTAATTACCAAATTCACaatgatatatatatatatatccaaCGCCTCTTCTTATTTCGTCATAATTCTCATGGCTCAGCACATGAACTTATAATATCTCTTCCATCGGGGCCATCCTTCTCGTTCCTCTCGTTCCTGGGCGACAAGGATAGGGACGTTAAAGTCCCGACGTCCAGTGTCAACGTCCATATCTCGTATTCTCACAAATGTAGTCCGGAAATAAAGCTTGTGGAATATATAAAAGGCCAAAACGCAGGGTGCGCCAACCCATTTATGGAAGAAATTCTGCGCGACCTGGGCGCTTGTTAATTCTTGCCAGCCGATGGGAAAGGCGCCGACCCAGAATTGCGCTATGATGACAAGAACGTTCAGTGTGATACCAACCCAAGAACCCACAACGCCGACCTGGGATTGGAAGGGTAACTCGGAGACAGAGCGGCCACGGGCAGCCCACGCATGGCGAAAACGGATATGACACACGCAAATAGAGCCCCATGTAAAGATGGTTGATAAGCCTGAGATGGCCATGAGCCAGTCAAGGACAGCTCCTTGTTCGGGCAGATCTGCAAGGAAAGCAATGAGGCCGAACGCACTTGCGATCGCAATAGCGACGAGTGGTCGGCCTTTGCGGTCGACGTAGCCGACGATCTTGGGAGCCTGCCGAAGGTTTGCAAGAGCGGCAAGGGTACGCGAGGAACCGAAGACGGCAGAGTTACCGACGGACAGGACGGCAGTAAGGATGACCGCGTTCATGACAGATGGTAAAACCTGAATGCCGGCTTCTTCGATGGCTATCACAAAAGGTGAGGCTGATGCATCCGCATCGCTGTTACCGCCCACGAGCCGAGGGTCAGTATGTGGAACGAGGAGCCCTACTAATGTCAAGGCAACGATATAGAAAAGCGTGATCCTCCAGAACACCTGCTTCAAAGCCGTTGGCAGCGATTTTCGCGGATTCGCTGTTTCGGCGGCAGCAAGGCCAATAAGCTCAGTGCCAGCAAAAGAGAAAGCAGCTGTAACAAACACATTGCACATTCCTTTAAAGCCGTTGTTAAAAGCACCAGGGTTTTGCCAATAGCGGCCGCCAATGTACCCGCTATCTGGCGTTCCGCCACAGTTGAGAACGAtgccgagaaggctgagtGGAATGTTAATCCTGCAACGGCTGAGAACATGTAGTTGAAAACACTTACATGAAGCCTATAACAgcaatgaccttgatgatggaaaagatgAATTCGGCTTCACCGTAGCCTTTGACGCCAAACATATTGATGACTATGATGACGACTAGGAACACAGAGACGAAAATGGCGCGTGTAAGACTCTCGTCCCAGTAAGAGAGGGTTAGTGATGcggcgatgatctcgagCGGTAACACGATGAGCCATTGCATCGCGTAGCTGTGTAAGTCAGTATATGAGGCCGGGCCAgcagcaaaagaagaacacTCACTTCCACCCCATTGCGAATCCCCAAGACGGATCGATGAACCGAGTCGCCCACGATGAGAATGATCCAGCAATTGGGAAGATGACTGCAAGCTCACCCAGCGCTTGACATGTACAAAAGAGCATGGCACCCACGATTGTAAAAGCCAGCAAGATCGATGCTGGACCTCCGTCTGCCAAAGCTCTTCCCGATGCGACAAAAAGCCCAGTACCTATGTCTACGTCTTAGTTTTCTCCATCGAGGAATGCTGTGGCCACCATAAATGTACTCACCAATGGAGCCTCCAATTGCAATCATTTGCAAATGTCTTCCTTTCAACTCTCTCGCAAGGCCTGAGTTTGCCGTCTTCAACATGGCACTCTGGATATCGTAGTAATGCGCTCCATCATGCACCCTTCCGGATCCCTCATGCTGCCCCAACGGATCATTCGTGAACAAACTCGATCTCTGATCGCGCCTAAACCCATCGACGAACCGGTCCCAATAAGAAGGCGGGGAAATATCACCGTACTCGGGTTCGCGCATACTAAAAGAACTCCCAGGGGCGAGcgactcctccttcatcttgctgaTGCTCCCGCGCTCGACATCGTGAGGCGCCATTCTTGCGCTTGAGCCTGCGCGCTGTGCGCGGGCCGAGCTCACGCTTGGTCGATCCCGAACTGTGGGATGACTGGAGCTGGCCCTCCGCTGGGGATTGTTGTCGGAGTTGTAAGCGTAGGCGTATGCGGATGTGGGAGGTGAGTGGGAGGTATATGTTGTAAGTAAGCGGTTTGTCGGCGGAGGACGCTGGTTCGTGGGGTTCGTCAGGGTCACAGTGCTTTAGCGAACGACTCAAGGTGTGTAAAAAGGTGGTTGTATTTGAGGCGATGTATCggtttgatgatatcttgatcGTCCTGATAGTCGTAGTGAGATGGTCGGCATATCGCCACCAAGAAGGCAGTGGAGTTAGAAAGGACAGTGATGTAGTGGTCGCGATGAGTGGATATGTGCTGATATATAAGTTGACATGCGATGTTTAAGTTAAGAGCCGAAATGGGGGCAGCCAAGTTTGATGGACTGCATGTGCGCAACAATCAATTAATCAAATCAgcagaaagagaaacaaggTAGTAGATAACGTCGAGGTCGTGTGAGAAGGGGCTGGAGGTGGGCTTATCATTCTAGACTCAGAGGAGAGGGAGTAATACAATACAGTCGGTGACAGTTGCTTGGCGTTGAACGACCCCCCCAATGGGCAAAGGGATCCTTGGTATCAGATCAAATCATCTTCTGACCACTTACAGCAAATGCTAATCCAAAGTCAACTAAGACGCCACTGAGATCGAGCTGTCAAACGCTCCGAGCGTTGAGGAATAACCACGGGCATTGGTGGAGAGGGACCGAGGTGACGCTATTGCAGTGGAGGTGGGGAGCCTTAGAACGTCTAGAGTAAGTCGCTGTAACGCTGTAAGGCCTTTAGGCtggcccccccccccacccCCCCGGCACGCTGAAGATTACCGCCTGGACCATGCTGCCGggttctgtctgtctgtgcaTCCGATCAGTCTTGAAAGAATACGTaaagagttgaagatgtggaTTCACTGCTCGGTATTGAAAATGGTGGATTCCATCTTAGATCTCCGAGGGACAAAACACCAGATGTTGGCCAGTATACACACACCAT
This genomic interval from Fusarium verticillioides 7600 chromosome 1, whole genome shotgun sequence contains the following:
- a CDS encoding AAT family amino acid transporter, with product MAPHDVERGSISKMKEESLAPGSSFSMREPEYGDISPPSYWDRFVDGFRRDQRSSLFTNDPLGQHEGSGRVHDGAHYYDIQSAMLKTANSGLARELKGRHLQMIAIGGSIGTGLFVASGRALADGGPASILLAFTIVGAMLFCTCQALGELAVIFPIAGSFSSWATRFIDPSWGFAMGWNYAMQWLIVLPLEIIAASLTLSYWDESLTRAIFVSVFLVVIIVINMFGVKGYGEAEFIFSIIKVIAVIGFILLGIVLNCGGTPDSGYIGGRYWQNPGAFNNGFKGMCNVFVTAAFSFAGTELIGLAAAETANPRKSLPTALKQVFWRITLFYIVALTLVGLLVPHTDPRLVGGNSDADASASPFVIAIEEAGIQVLPSVMNAVILTAVLSVGNSAVFGSSRTLAALANLRQAPKIVGYVDRKGRPLVAIAIASAFGLIAFLADLPEQGAVLDWLMAISGLSTIFTWGSICVCHIRFRHAWAARGRSVSELPFQSQVGVVGSWVGITLNVLVIIAQFWVGAFPIGWQELTSAQVAQNFFHKWVGAPCVLAFYIFHKLYFRTTFVRIRDMDVDTGRRDFNVPILVAQEREEREGWPRWKRYYKFMC